The genomic window ggcaagttctttatcgtagcgtttactaaagcaagtagcgtttacatgtttcaactaaagtactatcctaaagcactctcctaaacactaagataatgtaaatcggcctttagtcCGTAGTTACTCGTGTCCGCAATTCCCCCATTGTCATCAGTAACGAAAAATTCTTTTGCAGGTAAAAGATGATCGACTCAGACCTGTCAGACCAGCAACAAAAGTTGATAATTCATTCTATTTGCCTGATAGAGCCCGATTCTTACATGGCTTTTgagtacaattttaataaaaataatataaaacattttgtgccttaattattatgattatatgTTAATATGAGTATCGATAACTGCTGATTATTAACTAGTTTTCAGCCATGAACGTATTGTAGACTTCATacttattcattaaaaataatatcagtcTAATTGCACAATTAACAAAGTATAGTACGTCTGTAGTAGTAGTTATAAGGGTATAACcctataactaaaatactcgtagtctctctctctctctcctTTCCGTCCGTATTTCTACTGTAATGAAAACAGACGTTCTATAATTTGTTAGTTGTGCAATTAGACTGATATTTTCTTATGAAAATGGCGATGCTGTAATGTTTTAGTCACGTGACTACTTTCTCAGTTTGTAAGTTGAGACTGCTTAGAACCCAGTAGTACTGAGGCTTAATAAAAGTACCCGGGTTCGAATTTgaatatagattaaaatacGTAAATTATTAGTCTAATCTATATTAGATTAAGatacgtatatattattattaacttttattttcacCGAACGCAAAGATTTTTGGATGAACTCAACTATGAATCGTGCTACGTAATACAATCATCATCAATCATATTTCATAGCGGCAGCTTTTAAAAACCGGCGACACTATGACGACTTGATAGGTCATGTACAAATTTCATTATTCTCAgtaaaattcattgaaatttgACTAAAACCACTACCAACCTTATTCAATAGCCGTCCATGACAATTACCCATTCCGAGGAAACCACAGCAATCGTTGTAATCGATCTAACAAAAACATTGTCATTACTTGTCTATGATTGTCTACATGCCTGCTatcttttgtatatttttataattttgaaattgtgTTATGTCTTCTAAACTAAATGAACTTTACGAAGATTTCGATAGCGGAACAACGATAGACTTATCATCAAATGATTTGGAAACGCTACCAGATtcgatttataataataaatcagctACTGTAAGtacaattgtttaaatattattgaccataattttatgaaaattatttcaatttaagtaTCTTGGTATTTGATAGAGAAGTAGGCCTTTATGTCGATTTTTGGAGAcgtgccggtttcctcacgtttcctcattccttcaccgtacgagcattAGAGGGGTAAATAgatagataaatttaaataattttctttacgtTACAAAAATTAGAAAGAATCCCTATTATCCTGTATTATATGCTTATggtagtaatattatttatacttacgTTGTTCACAGATGATCTACTtacaaaacaacaaaattgGATTGTTACCCGATGATTTTTTTCACACTTTTCTTAACCTAAATTGGCTAGATTTGCGTGGGAATCAGCTGGAATTTATACCTCCGTCTATAAAAAATCATCCAAGTCTAACGCATTTGTTATTACAAGACAACAACATATCATCACTACCAAATGAACTAGGCACTGTAATGACTTTAAAAGTGCTACAACTGAACGGAAATCCGCTAGTCTACCCTccaaaagaaattataaatttaggaACAAGTAAGACCCtgaaatatctttataatcaATTTCTCAGTACATTATTAGATGAGAATTCTATTTCGGATAAAACAAGCGAATTCGAAGCAGAAGAGTTGAGTAATGCACGAAGTTATAACTCAGTACTAGATAGTAGTGAAATGAAGAACAGATTAAAAGTTCACTTTAATGAGAAAGATGCAAGCGAATATTACGATAAactaaaaggtaaatgtccaAAATTGGCTATAACTCGTCAAAAAACCTTACACACACAAAGCTCAAAATATCTTCAACCTGTTAGAACTGCGAACAAGCTGGTCCAAGATCAGAGGATTCTGCAGAGCTATCTCAAAGACCAAGCTCTGCAAAAGAGGAAGGATTTTATTGCACGCGCCGATAAAATTATTCAGGAAAAGAAgtaagtataattattaattgcaaAGAATTTagtgaaaatatttaacatcaTACTAGCTCTGAACATTACTTCTGGACTTGCTGGCTAGTCATGCAAATGTACCTAAAGCAAGGTGAATACAGCAAGGTAAACGAATTTGCAGAGCTAAATatcaaatcatatttattaatgtctACCCTCAATTATAATctgaaatagaaaataataatgatatctATACTCCTTTACAATAATGTTATCTTGATGTTCCTAGGAACTTGGAACTTCTCCGCAACTGgcgaaaaaattacaaaaccagacaattttttatgtcCAACGATACAACAAACTACACCGAACCAAGTTACCCTTATGATACCAACCCAGAGTATATGACATTTTTGACGAGGGAGGACATAGAGAAAGATTTGCCGGATAAGTATAGGAAAAAAATAGTTCGACGTTCGAAACCCACCCTGCCTAGAAAGAGTAATAATGATGTACACTTGGCTATGAAGATAAAAGAACTGTTTGATAATTTGGAAGCAATCGATTTACAGACAAATGAAATGACCCCGCGTACTGAACAGAAGATTCTTTTGCATGAAATACA from Pieris napi chromosome 12, ilPieNapi1.2, whole genome shotgun sequence includes these protein-coding regions:
- the LOC125054861 gene encoding leucine-rich repeat-containing protein 27-like gives rise to the protein MSSKLNELYEDFDSGTTIDLSSNDLETLPDSIYNNKSATMIYLQNNKIGLLPDDFFHTFLNLNWLDLRGNQLEFIPPSIKNHPSLTHLLLQDNNISSLPNELGTVMTLKVLQLNGNPLVYPPKEIINLGTSKTLKYLYNQFLSTLLDENSISDKTSEFEAEELSNARSYNSVLDSSEMKNRLKVHFNEKDASEYYDKLKGKCPKLAITRQKTLHTQSSKYLQPVRTANKLVQDQRILQSYLKDQALQKRKDFIARADKIIQEKKNLELLRNWRKNYKTRQFFMSNDTTNYTEPSYPYDTNPEYMTFLTREDIEKDLPDKYRKKIVRRSKPTLPRKSNNDVHLAMKIKELFDNLEAIDLQTNEMTPRTEQKILLHEIQKITEIKQKLSELSTTNSRCVIDD